One segment of Pirellulales bacterium DNA contains the following:
- a CDS encoding polysaccharide biosynthesis/export family protein, whose product MGWSAQDRRKRVIVAVLTLSMSLSGCHSSKLGGHYWAPPRGHLEAKVPPPPPDVPRELAKVAMPDYVIEPPDILMIDAIKVVPKSPYRIESLDLLTVQAPGALPDQPIDGQFVVEPGGAIDLGPPYGAVQVAGLEIREATRAVEHKLQEFLSDPTTHVSLAQSAGAQQIAGEHMVGPDGKVTLGTYGKVFVTGLTQQQARQAIETHLSEFLESPRVAVDIYAYNSKFYYVITDGAGLGDAVVKFPITG is encoded by the coding sequence ATGGGATGGTCAGCGCAAGACCGCCGGAAGCGCGTCATCGTCGCGGTGCTCACGCTGTCGATGAGCCTGTCAGGTTGCCACTCGAGCAAGCTGGGAGGGCATTATTGGGCGCCGCCACGCGGCCATCTGGAGGCCAAGGTTCCGCCGCCGCCGCCCGATGTGCCGCGCGAGCTCGCCAAGGTAGCCATGCCCGACTATGTGATCGAACCTCCCGACATCCTGATGATCGATGCCATCAAGGTCGTACCGAAATCGCCTTACCGCATCGAGAGCCTCGACCTGCTCACCGTTCAGGCGCCGGGCGCGCTGCCCGATCAGCCCATCGACGGCCAATTTGTGGTCGAACCGGGTGGAGCGATCGACCTCGGGCCGCCCTACGGAGCGGTGCAGGTCGCGGGACTCGAAATCCGCGAGGCGACGCGGGCCGTCGAACATAAGTTGCAAGAGTTTCTCTCAGACCCCACCACGCACGTCAGCCTGGCCCAAAGCGCAGGGGCGCAGCAAATCGCCGGCGAACATATGGTCGGGCCCGACGGCAAAGTGACGCTGGGCACCTACGGCAAAGTGTTTGTCACCGGTCTGACGCAGCAACAGGCCCGGCAGGCGATCGAGACGCACCTCAGCGAGTTCTTGGAAAGTCCCCGCGTGGCCGTCGACATCTACGCCTACAACAGCAAGTTCTATTACGTGATCACCGACGGAGCGGGCCTGGGCGATGCGGTGGTCAAGTTTCCGATCACGGG
- a CDS encoding protein-L-isoaspartate(D-aspartate) O-methyltransferase: MTRKSTHTVVAVLAALSAILVQVASAQPASAQRPDRWQRERDKMVDEQIVAAGVKNARVVEVMRAVPRHEFVTPDQRQYAYFDMCLPIGGGQTISPPFMVAMMTERLDPQPTDKVLEVGTGSGYQAAVLSKLARDVYTVEIVEPLGRRSATTLRRLGCYNVHPRIGDGYAGWPQYAPFDKIIVTCSPDNVPQPLIDQLKQGGRMIVPVGERYQQTLYLFQKRDGKLVQEALEPTLFVPMTGTALDGGRRGPFAGGVLVNGDFEEPSRFADRPEAWHYLRQAKVESLDNAPSGKKCLTITNSVPGRHGQALQGIGVDGRQVARLDIDLWVRTANVKAGPAVEHQAMVLVTFFNDEQSPIGQAVVGPWSGNLSWRRQQGQLNVPRSARLAVVAIGLLGATGEISFDDVRSTAVAALPAHNTSGGRE; the protein is encoded by the coding sequence ATGACAAGGAAGTCTACGCATACGGTTGTGGCCGTCCTGGCGGCCCTTTCGGCAATCTTGGTGCAGGTAGCCTCGGCACAACCAGCCTCGGCACAGCGGCCCGACCGCTGGCAGCGCGAGCGCGATAAGATGGTCGACGAGCAAATCGTCGCGGCCGGCGTCAAGAATGCCCGCGTGGTCGAGGTCATGCGCGCGGTGCCGCGGCACGAGTTCGTCACGCCCGACCAGCGGCAATACGCCTACTTTGACATGTGCCTGCCGATCGGCGGAGGGCAGACGATTTCGCCGCCCTTCATGGTGGCCATGATGACCGAGCGGCTCGACCCGCAACCGACCGACAAAGTGCTCGAAGTCGGTACGGGCAGCGGCTATCAAGCCGCCGTGCTCAGCAAGCTGGCACGCGATGTCTACACCGTCGAGATCGTGGAACCGCTCGGCCGCCGCTCGGCCACAACGCTCCGGCGGCTGGGTTGCTATAACGTTCATCCGCGTATCGGCGACGGCTATGCGGGCTGGCCGCAGTACGCGCCGTTCGACAAGATCATCGTCACCTGCTCGCCCGACAACGTGCCACAACCGCTCATCGACCAGTTGAAGCAGGGTGGCCGGATGATCGTGCCGGTCGGCGAGCGCTACCAGCAAACGCTTTACCTGTTTCAAAAGCGCGACGGCAAGCTCGTCCAAGAGGCGCTGGAGCCGACGCTGTTCGTGCCAATGACGGGCACCGCGCTGGATGGCGGCCGGCGCGGCCCATTTGCCGGCGGCGTTCTCGTCAACGGCGATTTTGAGGAGCCCTCGCGGTTCGCCGATCGACCCGAGGCCTGGCATTACCTGCGGCAGGCCAAGGTCGAGTCGCTCGACAATGCGCCGTCGGGCAAGAAGTGCCTGACGATCACGAACTCGGTGCCCGGCCGCCACGGCCAGGCACTGCAAGGCATCGGCGTCGACGGGCGTCAAGTCGCCCGGCTCGACATCGACCTGTGGGTCCGCACGGCCAACGTCAAAGCGGGCCCGGCGGTCGAGCATCAGGCGATGGTGTTGGTGACTTTCTTCAACGACGAGCAATCGCCGATCGGACAGGCCGTGGTCGGGCCGTGGTCGGGCAACCTGTCCTGGAGGCGACAACAGGGCCAACTCAACGTGCCTCGCTCGGCGCGATTGGCGGTGGTTGCCATCGGGCTGTTGGGCGCCACCGGCGAGATTTCCTTCGACGACGTTCGCTCCACGGCCGTCGCCGCCTTGCCGGCGCACAATACTTCAGGCGGCCGAGAATGA